From the genome of Veillonellales bacterium, one region includes:
- a CDS encoding FAD-linked oxidase C-terminal domain-containing protein has protein sequence MITNEIKAKIRAIVGAENALDSTIECFGYSYDSSFVPMETKNIPQLVVRPAAAEEVSQVMVLANEQGIPVTPRGAASGRTGGSIPLEGGISLSLDRMTKVIEFDEQNMMITVEPGMRTIDVYNYAAAKGLFYPPDPGSWKYSTIGGNVAENAGGMRAVKYGVTSNYVMGLEVVLADGTIIHTGGKAIKNVTGYNLTQLFTGSEGTLGIITRILLRLIPMPKMRNTLQMMFPQLDDACHTIRDMLLTGVVPATAELMDRVSLEAVARYRKLDVDPKVDACVIMEVDGDTKEDLKKQADRIETIAHKNSVLEVQVAASQQESDEIWAIRRGLSSAIGAMAPTRLGEDISVPRDAFPETVRLIRKISEKYKLTIAVYGHAGDGNLHPSVLCDLAKPEEAERAHHAVDEIFAAALSVGGTLSGEHGIGITKRPYITKALGEAGVNTLKLIKQSLDPKGILNPGKIW, from the coding sequence ATGATAACCAATGAAATCAAAGCAAAAATCCGTGCGATTGTCGGTGCGGAAAACGCGCTTGACTCAACCATTGAATGTTTTGGCTACTCTTATGACTCGTCTTTCGTTCCCATGGAGACAAAAAACATCCCCCAGCTGGTGGTACGTCCGGCTGCTGCCGAAGAAGTATCCCAAGTCATGGTCCTTGCAAACGAACAGGGCATCCCGGTGACCCCCCGGGGAGCGGCCAGCGGCCGTACCGGCGGCAGCATTCCCCTGGAAGGCGGCATATCTCTTTCCCTGGATCGCATGACAAAAGTCATTGAATTTGACGAACAAAACATGATGATTACCGTCGAACCCGGTATGCGCACCATTGATGTGTATAACTATGCGGCGGCAAAAGGACTCTTCTACCCCCCTGACCCCGGCAGCTGGAAGTACTCCACCATCGGCGGCAATGTGGCGGAAAATGCCGGCGGCATGCGGGCCGTTAAGTATGGCGTGACCAGCAATTATGTCATGGGCCTCGAAGTTGTCCTAGCCGACGGTACGATTATTCACACCGGCGGCAAAGCAATCAAAAATGTTACCGGCTATAATTTGACCCAGCTGTTTACCGGTTCGGAAGGCACTTTGGGAATCATTACCAGGATTTTGCTCCGTCTGATTCCTATGCCGAAAATGCGAAATACCCTGCAGATGATGTTCCCTCAATTGGACGACGCCTGCCACACCATCCGGGATATGCTGCTGACGGGAGTTGTGCCGGCGACGGCGGAATTAATGGACCGGGTCAGCCTGGAAGCCGTGGCCCGATACCGCAAGCTGGATGTGGACCCCAAGGTGGATGCCTGTGTCATTATGGAAGTTGACGGTGACACGAAAGAAGATTTAAAAAAACAGGCGGATCGGATTGAAACCATTGCCCATAAAAACAGCGTCCTGGAAGTACAGGTTGCCGCTTCTCAGCAGGAATCGGACGAAATCTGGGCCATCCGCCGGGGACTAAGCTCCGCCATCGGCGCCATGGCGCCTACCCGGCTGGGAGAAGATATCTCCGTACCACGGGACGCATTTCCGGAGACGGTGCGTCTGATCCGTAAGATATCGGAAAAATATAAACTGACCATTGCCGTTTACGGTCATGCCGGCGACGGCAACCTTCATCCTTCCGTACTGTGCGACCTTGCCAAGCCGGAAGAGGCCGAACGGGCCCATCACGCCGTGGATGAAATTTTTGCTGCCGCCTTATCCGTTGGCGGCACATTGTCAGGCGAACATGGCATCGGCATCACCAAACGGCCGTATATCACCAAAGCACTGGGTGAAGCCGGAGTCAATACACTAAAACTAATTAAGCAGTCGCTTGACCCTAAGGGGATTTTAAACCCCGGGAAAATCTGGTAA
- a CDS encoding (Fe-S)-binding protein, producing MKNTDKQEQYLKKAGEIVSQCDRCGACLPVCPLFGAKDIEFSSARGKNNVARGILQGVIQPTPAAMAVLNFCLLCRTCVDNCPSKVQTDEAMIALRQYFAEKNGTPGAKYKALGNLMKNRTLVKFSAGALKVLRKTGLNSLVPHGMAPGEFTRKEYLASFAGPAALSGSVPSSPVQLAKKAKAAYFRGCGMHMMFPDAEKESIAILRSVTDLQLVDNVCCGLPHLAHGLRGDFLAMAKKNIALFEKADVIVSDCASCSGTLKHIGAYFADDPEWKDRAAAFSQKVMDFSEYLTHIGYTPRHRVAAKLTFHEPCHLGRGQGVKKQPRELLKAAGDYIEMKDANVCCGGAGSFHMDYPEVAAAILDKKRINIENSGAQIVVTECPTCLVQLNKAAANSGGKFKVMHISQVI from the coding sequence ATGAAAAACACTGATAAGCAAGAACAATATCTAAAAAAAGCAGGCGAAATTGTCAGCCAATGCGACCGCTGCGGCGCCTGTCTGCCGGTATGTCCGCTGTTTGGTGCAAAGGATATCGAGTTTTCCAGCGCCCGGGGTAAAAACAACGTAGCCCGGGGAATCCTGCAGGGAGTCATCCAGCCGACTCCCGCGGCAATGGCTGTGCTCAATTTCTGTCTTCTCTGCCGAACCTGTGTGGACAACTGTCCCAGCAAAGTGCAAACCGATGAAGCGATGATTGCACTCCGGCAGTACTTTGCTGAAAAAAACGGCACCCCCGGTGCCAAATACAAAGCTCTGGGGAATTTAATGAAAAACCGGACACTGGTGAAATTCTCCGCCGGCGCGCTTAAAGTGCTGCGCAAAACCGGCTTAAACAGTCTGGTTCCCCACGGCATGGCTCCCGGCGAATTTACCCGCAAAGAATATCTGGCCTCCTTTGCCGGGCCTGCCGCTCTAAGCGGCTCCGTACCGTCGTCGCCGGTTCAACTGGCGAAAAAAGCCAAAGCCGCCTATTTTCGGGGCTGCGGCATGCATATGATGTTCCCCGATGCCGAAAAAGAATCCATTGCCATTTTGCGCAGCGTAACCGACCTGCAGCTTGTGGACAACGTATGCTGCGGTTTGCCTCACCTGGCCCACGGACTGCGCGGCGATTTTTTGGCAATGGCAAAAAAGAATATCGCTTTATTTGAAAAAGCCGACGTAATTGTCAGCGATTGTGCCAGCTGCAGCGGCACGCTGAAACACATCGGAGCTTATTTTGCCGACGACCCGGAATGGAAAGACCGGGCGGCCGCCTTCAGCCAGAAAGTAATGGACTTCAGCGAATACCTGACCCATATCGGCTACACGCCCCGCCACCGGGTTGCTGCCAAACTGACCTTCCATGAACCCTGCCATCTAGGCCGGGGCCAGGGCGTAAAAAAGCAGCCCCGGGAGCTATTAAAAGCAGCCGGCGACTATATCGAAATGAAAGACGCCAATGTCTGCTGCGGCGGTGCCGGTTCCTTTCATATGGATTATCCTGAAGTAGCCGCCGCTATTCTCGACAAAAAGCGGATCAACATTGAAAATTCCGGTGCCCAAATCGTAGTAACGGAATGTCCCACCTGCCTCGTCCAGCTGAACAAAGCCGCCGCCAACAGCGGCGGAAAATTCAAGGTTATGCACATCAGCCAGGTGATTTGA
- a CDS encoding Nramp family divalent metal transporter codes for MSKEIEPGRLQSLGYVAKTQEEVTETLHFIANYFNSKGHRKNLEAFQVLRYIGPGILVTVGFIDPGNWATNMAAGADYGYKLLWMITLSTVMLIWLQHNAAHLGIVTGLCLSEAATIYLRPLFSRSLLFSAVAAAAATAMAEIIGGAIALQLLFHLPVKIGATITGFFCGWLLWSNSYKKMEKIIIGFVSMIGLSFLYEISLVNIDWPQALTSWLLPSVPEGSIGVIMGVMGSMVMPHNLFLHSEVIQSRQWHLENESAIKKQLDFEFLDTLFSMLLGWAINSAMILVAAAVFFTNHIHVTELQQAQEMLKPVLGSSAAVVFAVALLFSGICSTTTAGMAGGSIVAGLFKEPYDIKDRHSWWGVLLTYGLAVITILCINDPFQGLLYSQIALSIQLPWTIFLQIRLTSSKTVMGKYANSKFQQIILWTVGIIVAVLNVILVYDVFFS; via the coding sequence ATGTCAAAAGAGATTGAGCCCGGCAGGCTGCAATCACTTGGCTATGTTGCTAAAACACAGGAGGAAGTGACCGAAACGCTGCATTTTATCGCCAATTATTTTAACAGCAAAGGCCACCGGAAAAATTTAGAAGCCTTTCAGGTTTTACGCTACATCGGGCCGGGAATTTTAGTCACCGTTGGTTTTATTGATCCGGGAAACTGGGCGACTAATATGGCGGCCGGCGCCGATTACGGTTACAAACTGCTGTGGATGATTACCCTGTCAACCGTTATGTTGATCTGGCTGCAGCACAACGCGGCCCATCTGGGCATCGTAACCGGACTTTGTTTATCGGAAGCAGCCACCATTTATTTACGGCCGCTTTTTTCCCGCTCTCTGCTATTTTCCGCGGTAGCTGCCGCAGCGGCAACTGCTATGGCGGAAATTATCGGCGGTGCCATTGCCCTTCAGTTGCTGTTCCATCTTCCGGTAAAAATCGGCGCCACTATCACCGGGTTCTTTTGCGGCTGGCTGTTATGGTCCAATTCCTATAAAAAAATGGAGAAAATCATTATCGGCTTTGTTTCGATGATCGGGCTCTCCTTCTTATATGAAATCAGTCTTGTGAATATTGATTGGCCCCAGGCGCTTACAAGCTGGTTATTGCCATCCGTTCCGGAAGGTTCCATCGGCGTAATCATGGGCGTTATGGGTTCTATGGTAATGCCCCATAATTTATTTTTACACTCGGAAGTGATTCAAAGCCGACAATGGCATTTAGAAAATGAGTCGGCAATCAAAAAACAGCTGGATTTTGAATTCCTGGACACTTTATTTTCCATGCTACTGGGCTGGGCCATCAACAGCGCCATGATCCTGGTAGCAGCAGCCGTATTTTTTACCAATCATATTCATGTCACTGAACTACAGCAGGCTCAGGAAATGCTGAAACCGGTACTGGGAAGCAGTGCCGCCGTTGTTTTCGCCGTCGCCCTGCTGTTTTCCGGCATTTGCTCCACCACTACAGCCGGAATGGCCGGCGGCAGCATCGTCGCCGGCTTGTTTAAAGAACCTTATGACATTAAAGACCGCCACTCCTGGTGGGGCGTTCTTCTGACTTATGGGCTGGCAGTCATTACAATCTTGTGCATTAATGATCCCTTTCAAGGACTCCTGTATTCCCAAATCGCCCTTAGCATTCAGCTGCCCTGGACGATTTTCCTCCAGATTCGTCTTACTTCCTCGAAGACAGTAATGGGCAAATACGCAAACAGCAAATTCCAGCAGATCATTTTATGGACAGTAGGCATAATTGTAGCTGTTTTAAATGTCATACTGGTTTATGATGTTTTTTTTAGCTAA